A genomic stretch from Engraulis encrasicolus isolate BLACKSEA-1 chromosome 10, IST_EnEncr_1.0, whole genome shotgun sequence includes:
- the aurkaip1 gene encoding aurora kinase A-interacting protein: MLFSKVAARLSLVSRLSGSVQHQTQALCAPLGRTLTSRCQTSPLSLTHRHCTSAADNKHPPKLWTPLEPELEEVLVPRKLSVSPLESWLSLRYSLPPIVEAAHPLEDADVIVEAVVLPPATCPVQEAEEGNSPLSCKNVLEIRRRKMNRHKYKKLMKRTKFLRRRVKEGRLKRKQSRFEKDLTRIWKRAGLKKAPEGWTMPKIFTKQY; the protein is encoded by the exons ATGTTATTCTCCAAAGTTGCTGCTCGGTTAAGTCTGGTATCCAGGCTCAGTG GTTCAGTTCAACACCAAACACAGGCACTGTGTGCCCCCCTGGGTCGCACTCTAACATCACGATGCCAGACTtcacccctctccctcacacatcgACACTGCACCTCGGCAGCAGACAACAAGCACCCACCTAAGCTGTGGACGCCCCTGGAGCCAGAGCTAGAGGAAGTCCTGGTTCCTCGCAAGCTTTCCGTGTCTCCCCTGGAGAGCTGGCTCTCCCTGCGCTACTCCCTGCCTCCGATCGTGGAGGCTGCTCATCCCCTGGAAGATGCGGATGTGATAGTGGAGGCAGTCGTGCTACCCCCAGCCACATGCCCAGTGCAGGAGGCGGAGGAGGGCAACTCTCCGCTCAGCTGCAAGAACGTGCTGGAGATTCGGCGGAGGAAGATGAATCGGCACAAGTACAAGAAGCTGATGAAGCGCACCAAGTTCCTGCGGCGGAGGGTGAAGGAGGGCCGGCTGAAGAGGAAACAG TCACGCTTTGAAAAGGACCTAACACGAATCTGGAAAAGGGCTGGATTGAAAAAGGCACCGGAAGGATGGACTATGCCCAAGATATTCACCAAGCAATATTAG